From the genome of Macrobrachium nipponense isolate FS-2020 chromosome 29, ASM1510439v2, whole genome shotgun sequence, one region includes:
- the LOC135205927 gene encoding uncharacterized protein LOC135205927 isoform X1, which translates to MGSCNTTFDELLSSYAEEQRMESQFDGWLWVLNRCCNTRPTKMFRQTTQLVLAFFLAAAMVSATDRTFAIGGYGNLAPYFGYGSLRRTVKCPRQISCPYPYNQSPCCMQPQPVPMPMPMPPAPSPPAPSLLPPIPMPGPCPTQPNCAPPYYHYNPCCFQPAPQPTQPPPPTQPPPPTQPPTTQPTEPPTTPAPPTLPPTPPPWPTQPPTPAPTLPPAPTPTYIPVPPQPQPCCNYMCPPQPTVCPYAAAAAAAAAAARGRRSARLAERPCHIDGHCPSDSSCCYDGCATNKVCKRTAYPNATVTYQAPKVNITVIFTSGCEDALAFFKNHLYPLFHYLKQYMNIELVPYGLVKVNGECQHGYGDCLGNWQIACASQHLPSQEAALSFSMCLMSNPWVILHGNFSSISNLGLQCARHFPRSHRRMHTCGVGTEGRDLFLRAGARQHQLTRTLTQVPTVAFDGVVVIQRVSDLPYFPSLLCERLKDNPEASSLCQRAISSRSQG; encoded by the exons ATGGGATCTTGCAACACTACATTCGATGAGTTGCTGTCGTCATACGCAGAGGAACAACGCATGGAGAGTCAGTTTGATGGTTGGTTGTGGGTTTTGAATCGCTGTTGCAACACTAGACCCACAAAGATGTTTCGC caGACAACGCAGTTGGTGTTGGCCTTCTTTTTGGCCGCAGCTATGGTTTCTGCCACTGACAGGACGTTCGCCATTGGAGGATACGGCAACTTAGCCCCTTACTTCGGATACGGTTCCCTTCGGAGGACAGTCAAGTGTCCCCGACAGATCAGCTGTCCGTATCCGTACAACCAGTCCCCTTGCTGCATGCAGCCGCAGCCTGTACCTATGCCTATGCCTATGCCTCCCGCTCCTTCACCACCTGCTCCCTCACTACTACCCCCAATTCCTATGCCCGGCCCATGTCCTACGCAGCCGAACTGTGCCCCACCCTACTACCATTATAACCCTTGCTGCTTCCAGCCTGCCCCCCAACCAACacagccacctcctccaacacagccacctcctccaacaCAGCCACCAACTACTCAACCAACTGAACCGCCAACAACTCCCGCTCCCCCAACATTACCGCCAACGCCTCCGCCATGGCCAACGCAACCTCCAACACCAGCCCCAACGCTACCTCCAGCTCCCACGCCGACGTACATTCCCGTACCTCCCCAGCCTCAGCC GTGTTGCAACTACATGTGTCCTCCACAACCTACTGTCTGTCCTTACGCTGCAGCAGCTGCAGCAGCTGCCGCTGCTGCCAGAGGCAGAAGGTCTGCCAGACTTGCAGAG CGTCCCTGCCATATTGACGGGCACTGCCCTTCTGATTCTTCGTGTTGCTACGACGGCTGTGCCACCAACAAAGTCTGCAAAAGGACAGCCTATCCGAATGCAACAGTCACTTACCAGGCTCCGAAG gTCAACATCACTGTCATATTTACATCTGGCTGCGAagatgctctggcattcttcaaGAATCATCTCTACCCACTTTTTCACTATCTGAAACAGTATatgaatattgaattagttcCCTACGGTCTTGTGAAAGTG AATGGCGAATGCCAACATGGCTACGGAGATTGTTTGGGCAACTGGCAAATCGCTTGCGCGTCTCAACACCTTCCCAGCCAGGAAGCAGCGCTTTCTTTCTCCATGTGTTTGATGAGCAACCCCTGGGTCATCCTCCACGGCAACTTTTCCAGTATCAGCAACTTGGGTTTGCAA TGCGCCAGGCACTTCCCGCGTAGTCACCGCCGGATGCACACTTGTGGCGTCGGCACGGAAGGGCGCGACTTGTTCCTAAGGGCAGGCGCCAGGCAGCATCAGCTGACAAGAACCCTAACTCAAGTGCCCACCGTGGCATTCGACGGC GTCGTCGTAATCCAGCGAGTGTCTGACTTACCCTACTTCCCATCGTTGCTCTGTGAGAGGCTGAAAGATAATCCCGAAGCAAGTTCCTTGTGCCAGAGGGCAATATCTTCCCGTAGCCAAGGATAA
- the LOC135205927 gene encoding uncharacterized protein LOC135205927 isoform X2, with product MGSCNTTFDELLSSYAEEQRMESQFDGWLWVLNRCCNTRPTKMFRTTQLVLAFFLAAAMVSATDRTFAIGGYGNLAPYFGYGSLRRTVKCPRQISCPYPYNQSPCCMQPQPVPMPMPMPPAPSPPAPSLLPPIPMPGPCPTQPNCAPPYYHYNPCCFQPAPQPTQPPPPTQPPPPTQPPTTQPTEPPTTPAPPTLPPTPPPWPTQPPTPAPTLPPAPTPTYIPVPPQPQPCCNYMCPPQPTVCPYAAAAAAAAAAARGRRSARLAERPCHIDGHCPSDSSCCYDGCATNKVCKRTAYPNATVTYQAPKVNITVIFTSGCEDALAFFKNHLYPLFHYLKQYMNIELVPYGLVKVNGECQHGYGDCLGNWQIACASQHLPSQEAALSFSMCLMSNPWVILHGNFSSISNLGLQCARHFPRSHRRMHTCGVGTEGRDLFLRAGARQHQLTRTLTQVPTVAFDGVVVIQRVSDLPYFPSLLCERLKDNPEASSLCQRAISSRSQG from the exons ATGGGATCTTGCAACACTACATTCGATGAGTTGCTGTCGTCATACGCAGAGGAACAACGCATGGAGAGTCAGTTTGATGGTTGGTTGTGGGTTTTGAATCGCTGTTGCAACACTAGACCCACAAAGATGTTTCGC ACAACGCAGTTGGTGTTGGCCTTCTTTTTGGCCGCAGCTATGGTTTCTGCCACTGACAGGACGTTCGCCATTGGAGGATACGGCAACTTAGCCCCTTACTTCGGATACGGTTCCCTTCGGAGGACAGTCAAGTGTCCCCGACAGATCAGCTGTCCGTATCCGTACAACCAGTCCCCTTGCTGCATGCAGCCGCAGCCTGTACCTATGCCTATGCCTATGCCTCCCGCTCCTTCACCACCTGCTCCCTCACTACTACCCCCAATTCCTATGCCCGGCCCATGTCCTACGCAGCCGAACTGTGCCCCACCCTACTACCATTATAACCCTTGCTGCTTCCAGCCTGCCCCCCAACCAACacagccacctcctccaacacagccacctcctccaacaCAGCCACCAACTACTCAACCAACTGAACCGCCAACAACTCCCGCTCCCCCAACATTACCGCCAACGCCTCCGCCATGGCCAACGCAACCTCCAACACCAGCCCCAACGCTACCTCCAGCTCCCACGCCGACGTACATTCCCGTACCTCCCCAGCCTCAGCC GTGTTGCAACTACATGTGTCCTCCACAACCTACTGTCTGTCCTTACGCTGCAGCAGCTGCAGCAGCTGCCGCTGCTGCCAGAGGCAGAAGGTCTGCCAGACTTGCAGAG CGTCCCTGCCATATTGACGGGCACTGCCCTTCTGATTCTTCGTGTTGCTACGACGGCTGTGCCACCAACAAAGTCTGCAAAAGGACAGCCTATCCGAATGCAACAGTCACTTACCAGGCTCCGAAG gTCAACATCACTGTCATATTTACATCTGGCTGCGAagatgctctggcattcttcaaGAATCATCTCTACCCACTTTTTCACTATCTGAAACAGTATatgaatattgaattagttcCCTACGGTCTTGTGAAAGTG AATGGCGAATGCCAACATGGCTACGGAGATTGTTTGGGCAACTGGCAAATCGCTTGCGCGTCTCAACACCTTCCCAGCCAGGAAGCAGCGCTTTCTTTCTCCATGTGTTTGATGAGCAACCCCTGGGTCATCCTCCACGGCAACTTTTCCAGTATCAGCAACTTGGGTTTGCAA TGCGCCAGGCACTTCCCGCGTAGTCACCGCCGGATGCACACTTGTGGCGTCGGCACGGAAGGGCGCGACTTGTTCCTAAGGGCAGGCGCCAGGCAGCATCAGCTGACAAGAACCCTAACTCAAGTGCCCACCGTGGCATTCGACGGC GTCGTCGTAATCCAGCGAGTGTCTGACTTACCCTACTTCCCATCGTTGCTCTGTGAGAGGCTGAAAGATAATCCCGAAGCAAGTTCCTTGTGCCAGAGGGCAATATCTTCCCGTAGCCAAGGATAA